The following DNA comes from Kaistia sp. 32K.
TCGCACCGACGAGGGCTGGGCCGAGCGGATGGTGGGCCTTCGCGACGGCGCGCTCGCCTTCGGGCTGCGGCCCGGCGCCCGGATCGACGGCGCCGACGAGCGGGCGCCGGCCGGCGCGACGCTGGAGGTCGCCACCATCTCGGCCGCCATCATGGCCACCCTCGCCGATCGGCTCAGGCGCTTCGGCGGCGCGCTGCTCGCGATCGACTACGGCCATGCCGGCGAAGGCTTCGGCGACACGCTGCAGGCGGTGCGCGGCCACCGCTTCGACGATCCGCTCGCCCATCCGGGCGAGGCCGACCTGACGGTGCATGTCGATTTCGCGGCGCTCTCCCGCGTCGCCACCGCGCAGGGCGCCCGGCCCTCGCCGATCTGGACGCAGGGCGAATTCCTGCTCGCCCTCGGCCTCCTCGAGCGCGCCGGCCGCCTCGGCGCCGGCAAGGACCCGGCGACGCAGGACGCGATCCGCGCCGCCGTCGAGCGGCTGGCCGGCCCGGAGGCGATGGGGACGCTGTTCAAGGTCCTCTGCGTGACCGGCGGCGATCTCGCCGTTCCCCCGTTCGGATAACCCAGGGAGTATCCCATGAAGATCACCGCTGACCTGCTTTCCGACCTCCCCGGCATCCGGCACGGCTTCTTCACCCGTCGCGGCGGCGTTTCCGACGGCATCTATGCAAGCCTGAACTGCGGCGTCGGCTCGGCCGACGAGCGGGGCCATGTGCTGGAAAACCGCGCCCGCGTCACCGCCGACCTCGGCGTGGCGGCGGACAGGCTGGCGACGCCCTACCAGGTGCACAGCCCCGACGTCGTCGTCGTCGACGCGGTCTGGGCGACCGGCGACGGCCCCAAGGCCGACGCGGTGGTGACCAACCGGCCCGGCATCGCGATCGGCGTCGGCACGGCCGATTGCGGCCCCGTCCTGTTCGCCGATGGCGAGGCGGGCGTCGTCGGCGCCGCGCATGCCGGCTGGAAGGGCGCCTTCACCGGCGTGCTGGAGGCGACGATCGCCGCCATGGAAGGCCTCGGCGCCCGCCGCGACCGCATCGTCGCCGTGCTGGGCCCTACGATCTCGAAATCAGCTTATGAGGTCGGCCCCGAATTCCGCGCCCGCTTCGTCGAGGCGGAAGCGGACAACGCCGCCTTCTTCACGCCCTCGCCGCGCGCCGACCACCACCAGTTCGACCTGCCGGCCTTCATCGGCATGCGGCTGCGCGCCGCCGGCGTCGGGTCGGTCGGCGATCTCGGGCTCTGCACCTATGCCGATCCCGAACGCTTCTTCTCCTACCGGCGCACGACACATGCCGGCGAGCCGGATTATGGCCGCCTGCTGCACGCGATCGCCCTCGCCGCATGAC
Coding sequences within:
- a CDS encoding class I SAM-dependent methyltransferase, translating into MTPVGAKTTPLGEKLVRRIEALGPITVSDYMAACLGDPEHGYYMTREPFGAAGDFITAPEVSQMFGELIGLWAVECWRRMGRPSEFVLAEIGPGRGTLMADALRAARIEPAFLAAARIHLVETSERLRAVQRETLDGHAIEWLERVDDLPDGPAILLANEFFDALPIRQFLRTDEGWAERMVGLRDGALAFGLRPGARIDGADERAPAGATLEVATISAAIMATLADRLRRFGGALLAIDYGHAGEGFGDTLQAVRGHRFDDPLAHPGEADLTVHVDFAALSRVATAQGARPSPIWTQGEFLLALGLLERAGRLGAGKDPATQDAIRAAVERLAGPEAMGTLFKVLCVTGGDLAVPPFG
- the pgeF gene encoding peptidoglycan editing factor PgeF is translated as MKITADLLSDLPGIRHGFFTRRGGVSDGIYASLNCGVGSADERGHVLENRARVTADLGVAADRLATPYQVHSPDVVVVDAVWATGDGPKADAVVTNRPGIAIGVGTADCGPVLFADGEAGVVGAAHAGWKGAFTGVLEATIAAMEGLGARRDRIVAVLGPTISKSAYEVGPEFRARFVEAEADNAAFFTPSPRADHHQFDLPAFIGMRLRAAGVGSVGDLGLCTYADPERFFSYRRTTHAGEPDYGRLLHAIALAA